The following are from one region of the Halomonas qaidamensis genome:
- a CDS encoding TetR/AcrR family transcriptional regulator, with amino-acid sequence MSVGRPIQHQPEAALSAAMHAFWRSGYHHTSLRDLLDTMKISRSTLYHSYGNKEALFTKALTRYREQLLAHLTASLAQEQSAWCFIERLLIRTAEQAESEQAALGCLIFNSATELGSRRSPEADVATQSVEAITQFFAAVVEQAQKEGAIPSERDPQSLGYFLTLSMSGLRMLLKSGATQQQARLQVAHILRGLR; translated from the coding sequence ATGAGCGTTGGTCGGCCTATTCAGCATCAACCAGAAGCAGCGCTAAGCGCTGCGATGCATGCATTTTGGCGTTCAGGGTATCACCACACATCGCTGCGTGATTTATTAGACACCATGAAGATTTCACGTAGCACCCTCTACCACAGCTATGGCAACAAAGAGGCTCTGTTTACCAAAGCGCTGACTCGTTATCGCGAACAGCTGCTGGCTCATCTTACTGCGTCGTTAGCGCAAGAGCAGAGTGCTTGGTGTTTTATTGAGCGTCTTCTTATACGTACGGCTGAGCAAGCAGAGAGCGAACAAGCGGCGCTTGGGTGCCTTATTTTTAATTCGGCTACTGAGCTGGGTAGTCGTCGCTCTCCAGAAGCAGACGTTGCGACGCAAAGTGTTGAGGCGATCACTCAATTTTTTGCAGCGGTTGTTGAGCAAGCGCAGAAAGAGGGCGCTATCCCCAGCGAGCGTGATCCTCAAAGCCTAGGCTACTTTCTAACGCTCTCGATGTCTGGGCTGCGCATGCTGTTAAAAAGTGGCGCTACCCAGCAACAGGCAAGGCTTCAAGTGGCGCATATCCTGCGTGGTTTACGCTAA
- a CDS encoding MipA/OmpV family protein — MPSVTILPARATSRFSTRKRLTPLLGAAFCIVLTTPALADSWEGSIGAGVTYSPDYLGSDDYDTQAWPVVNLTYGDQLSINVRNGIEWHAIRNGNWTASPFIGYTFGRDNEGDISQFEKVDGGATLGLRVSYQQGFWRYSVAGSTSVSGDVEGAKFSANAALRMPISERTLFTLTPSVTYSNEKWTESLFGVSVQDSAQSGVAAYTPDGGYWRMGVNASLSYSLTPEWTATGFVGTTHLTGSAADSPIVDELGSDWQTLTGVSLSYRF, encoded by the coding sequence ATGCCTTCTGTGACAATACTCCCTGCTCGTGCTACTTCACGTTTTTCTACCCGCAAGCGCCTTACCCCATTGTTGGGGGCTGCTTTCTGCATCGTATTAACCACACCAGCCTTGGCAGACAGTTGGGAAGGTAGCATAGGTGCAGGCGTCACCTACTCGCCTGATTACTTAGGCAGCGACGACTACGATACACAAGCGTGGCCGGTTGTTAACTTGACCTATGGCGACCAGCTCTCGATCAACGTCCGCAACGGTATTGAGTGGCACGCTATCCGCAACGGTAATTGGACCGCTTCTCCATTTATTGGTTATACCTTTGGGCGAGATAATGAAGGTGATATCAGCCAATTTGAAAAAGTAGATGGTGGGGCAACGTTAGGTCTGCGGGTTAGCTATCAGCAAGGCTTCTGGCGTTACAGCGTCGCAGGTAGCACGTCGGTGAGCGGCGATGTAGAAGGCGCTAAATTTTCGGCTAACGCTGCCTTGCGCATGCCGATTAGCGAACGCACGCTCTTCACGCTAACGCCCAGTGTTACCTATTCAAATGAAAAGTGGACCGAATCGCTGTTTGGTGTTTCAGTGCAGGACAGTGCGCAAAGTGGTGTGGCTGCCTACACACCCGATGGTGGTTATTGGCGAATGGGGGTGAATGCCAGCCTTAGTTACTCCTTAACGCCTGAATGGACAGCCACCGGTTTCGTGGGCACAACGCACCTAACGGGCAGTGCTGCGGATAGCCCAATTGTTGATGAGCTGGGCAGCGACTGGCAAACGCTCACAGGCGTTTCGCTAAGCTATCGTTTTTGA
- a CDS encoding type 1 glutamine amidotransferase domain-containing protein — protein MSKRILVVLTSHDQLGDTGEKTGFWLEELAAPYYVFKDAGAEVTLASPNGGQPPLDPKSDVDDSQTDETRRFKQDDEANAALAATHRLSDMSADDFDAVFYPGGHGPLWDLVDDKDSIQLIENFIAQGKPVASVCHAPIVLINAKNSSGEPLVKGRQVTGFTNGEEDAVGLTDIVPHLVEDALQQCGGIYSKADDFTPYVREDGQLITGQNPPSSAATAEALMTWLAR, from the coding sequence ATGAGCAAGCGTATTTTGGTTGTGCTGACATCACACGATCAGCTAGGAGATACCGGCGAAAAAACCGGTTTTTGGTTAGAAGAGCTAGCCGCGCCGTATTATGTTTTTAAAGATGCGGGTGCTGAGGTCACGCTTGCCTCGCCAAACGGTGGCCAGCCGCCGCTTGACCCAAAAAGTGACGTAGACGATAGCCAAACCGACGAAACGCGGCGCTTTAAGCAAGACGATGAAGCGAACGCAGCGCTAGCCGCAACGCATCGCCTTAGCGACATGAGTGCTGATGATTTTGATGCGGTGTTCTATCCCGGTGGTCATGGCCCACTATGGGACTTAGTCGACGATAAAGACTCTATCCAACTGATTGAAAACTTTATTGCCCAAGGTAAGCCAGTAGCGTCAGTGTGCCATGCGCCGATCGTATTGATTAACGCAAAAAACAGCAGTGGTGAACCACTGGTAAAAGGGCGTCAAGTGACAGGCTTTACCAATGGTGAAGAGGATGCAGTTGGGCTAACCGATATCGTGCCGCATTTGGTAGAAGATGCGCTGCAGCAGTGTGGCGGCATTTACAGCAAAGCTGATGACTTCACACCGTACGTGCGTGAAGACGGCCAGTTAATTACCGGCCAAAACCCGCCTTCCTCTGCGGCGACCGCTGAAGCACTGATGACATGGCTGGCACGCTAA
- a CDS encoding MauE/DoxX family redox-associated membrane protein, whose translation MATAHVYRMKTDAHQCPFGLKTVSLLQRKGYEVHDHPLTSREETDAFKAKEQVDTTPQTYIDDERIGGYEEVREHLGLSVPSAKETSYRPVIAIFITALLIGLAVSWLAHGTLFATRLPEYAVATAMVLLGLQKLQDVESFSTMFLNYDLLAKRYVPYGYVYPYAETLAGILMLAGALIWLAAPLALFIGTVGAVSVIKAVYIDKRELKCACAGGNSNVPLGFVSLTENLVMVAMGLWMPLKSLL comes from the coding sequence ATGGCGACGGCACATGTTTATCGTATGAAAACGGATGCACACCAGTGTCCCTTTGGGTTGAAAACCGTTTCATTGCTGCAGCGTAAGGGCTACGAGGTACACGATCACCCGTTAACGTCCCGCGAAGAAACGGATGCCTTTAAAGCGAAAGAACAGGTTGATACAACGCCGCAAACCTATATTGACGATGAGCGTATCGGTGGCTATGAAGAGGTACGCGAACATTTAGGCTTAAGCGTGCCTAGCGCTAAAGAAACGTCTTATCGGCCGGTTATTGCCATTTTTATCACCGCGTTATTAATAGGCTTAGCAGTTAGTTGGCTAGCTCATGGCACGTTATTCGCCACACGGTTGCCTGAATATGCAGTGGCCACGGCCATGGTGTTGCTTGGATTACAGAAGCTTCAAGACGTGGAAAGCTTCAGCACCATGTTTCTCAACTACGACTTGCTGGCCAAACGCTATGTACCGTATGGGTATGTTTACCCCTATGCGGAAACCCTGGCAGGGATCTTGATGCTGGCAGGTGCGTTAATTTGGCTAGCAGCACCGCTGGCGCTGTTCATCGGTACGGTAGGGGCCGTATCGGTGATTAAAGCGGTTTATATCGATAAGCGAGAACTCAAGTGTGCCTGTGCAGGTGGTAATAGCAATGTGCCACTGGGCTTTGTGTCGCTGACAGAAAACCTTGTGATGGTCGCCATGGGGCTATGGATGCCGCTGAAGAGTTTGCTATAA
- a CDS encoding CLCA_X family protein, which yields MSIDAREFYRQGPMHRREGASSFALIRRQFDFRSIEIGRWVSRSERDRAAELFHDALCDLMLILHGNEALISLRGSLALQYGSGGRPGVSAHYDPSQRSFSLAKNAGPGSIAHEWFHAFDHYIAQKCFNNVSASTFASVAWLANAAPLNHPLNQRLLACFHAILLHPDGQQPSALFNDSAAIDKAHGQLYYSKPEELCARAFEAFVQDASIKNHFLVKGTKASPEAARGLYPQGEQRERINACFSDYFASLGKALSKEDPL from the coding sequence GTGAGCATTGACGCACGAGAGTTTTACCGCCAAGGGCCAATGCATCGCCGCGAGGGTGCGAGCAGCTTTGCACTGATTCGCCGCCAGTTCGATTTTCGTTCAATTGAGATAGGTCGTTGGGTGTCCCGCTCCGAACGCGACCGTGCCGCAGAGCTTTTTCACGATGCGCTGTGCGATTTAATGCTGATATTGCACGGCAATGAAGCGTTGATTTCGCTGCGTGGCTCGTTAGCACTACAGTACGGCAGCGGCGGCAGGCCTGGCGTTTCTGCGCATTACGATCCCAGTCAGCGCAGCTTTTCGCTCGCCAAGAATGCCGGGCCTGGTAGTATTGCTCATGAATGGTTTCACGCGTTTGATCACTATATTGCCCAGAAGTGTTTTAACAATGTGTCTGCTAGTACCTTTGCCTCGGTGGCATGGCTAGCGAATGCAGCGCCGCTTAATCACCCACTTAATCAACGTCTACTCGCCTGTTTCCACGCTATTCTGCTACATCCCGACGGTCAGCAGCCTAGCGCGCTTTTCAATGATTCAGCAGCCATTGATAAAGCGCATGGCCAGCTTTATTACAGCAAGCCAGAAGAGCTATGCGCTCGGGCGTTTGAAGCCTTCGTGCAAGACGCCAGCATAAAAAACCATTTTCTAGTCAAAGGCACCAAAGCCTCACCGGAGGCAGCACGCGGTCTGTATCCGCAAGGCGAACAGCGCGAACGCATTAATGCGTGTTTCAGTGACTATTTTGCCAGTTTAGGGAAAGCGCTCAGCAAAGAGGACCCATTATAA
- a CDS encoding M20/M25/M40 family metallo-hydrolase, whose product MSNSAKPWTQPMPDAQFNIMRDILAAPSPVGLEGAMTYGVLKPYFESFAPSDWHLHQFKGNAGVVLDTHPGRDDMFKVMIIGHADKIRMQVRSIGDDGKIWINTDSFLPTVLIGHEVKLFSEDPNAPGSYRCIQGGTVEALGAIHFSDPAQRDGSKGIKKEQIYLDLQIHGENKKQQVLNLGVRPGDSIIFDRPIRPGFSPNTFYGAYLDNGLGCFVTAEVAKLIAEMGGTKKVRVLFAIASYEEIGRFGSRVLAGELKPDALIGVDVNHDYVAAPGIGDKRMQPLEMGKGFTMAVGSIASEQLNRIIASAAKEQDIPLQRDIVGVDTGTDGMAGVLASIDSAATSIGFPIRNMHTISETGNTQDVLAAIHALTHTLKALDALPDLEREFLDNHPRLDQANPLSHQGSDKPESDKPESSEDKKHAKSKKTKKK is encoded by the coding sequence ATGAGTAACAGCGCCAAACCCTGGACGCAGCCAATGCCCGACGCGCAGTTCAATATTATGCGTGACATTCTTGCCGCCCCTAGCCCAGTAGGCCTGGAAGGCGCAATGACTTACGGCGTTCTAAAGCCTTACTTTGAAAGCTTCGCGCCAAGTGACTGGCATCTTCATCAATTTAAAGGCAATGCTGGCGTGGTGCTGGACACACATCCTGGCCGCGATGACATGTTCAAAGTCATGATCATCGGCCATGCAGATAAAATCCGCATGCAAGTTCGCTCGATTGGCGACGACGGTAAGATCTGGATCAACACCGACTCCTTCTTGCCTACTGTACTTATCGGCCATGAAGTGAAGCTGTTTAGCGAAGACCCCAACGCCCCCGGCAGCTACCGCTGCATCCAGGGCGGCACGGTAGAAGCCCTGGGCGCTATTCACTTTTCTGACCCCGCCCAGCGCGATGGCAGTAAAGGCATCAAAAAAGAGCAGATCTACTTAGACTTGCAGATTCATGGCGAAAATAAAAAGCAGCAGGTATTAAACCTTGGCGTTCGCCCTGGCGATTCGATTATTTTCGACCGCCCTATTCGCCCTGGCTTTAGCCCCAACACGTTCTACGGCGCTTACCTGGATAATGGCTTAGGCTGTTTTGTCACCGCAGAAGTGGCGAAGTTAATCGCAGAAATGGGCGGCACCAAAAAAGTACGCGTACTATTTGCCATTGCTAGCTACGAAGAGATTGGCCGTTTCGGCAGCCGCGTATTGGCAGGCGAACTCAAGCCAGACGCACTGATTGGCGTAGACGTTAACCACGACTACGTGGCCGCCCCAGGCATTGGCGACAAGCGTATGCAGCCGTTGGAAATGGGCAAAGGCTTCACCATGGCGGTCGGCTCTATTGCCAGCGAACAGCTCAATCGCATTATTGCCAGTGCCGCCAAAGAGCAGGATATTCCCCTACAGCGAGATATCGTCGGCGTTGATACCGGCACTGACGGCATGGCGGGCGTGCTGGCCTCTATTGATAGCGCAGCGACCTCGATTGGCTTTCCGATTCGCAACATGCATACCATTTCCGAAACCGGCAACACCCAGGATGTGCTCGCTGCGATCCATGCTTTGACCCACACGCTCAAAGCGCTGGATGCCCTACCTGATCTGGAGCGCGAATTCCTGGACAACCACCCACGGCTTGACCAAGCTAACCCGCTTAGCCACCAAGGCAGTGACAAGCCTGAAAGCGACAAGCCTGAAAGCAGCGAAGACAAAAAACACGCGAAGTCAAAAAAGACCAAGAAGAAGTAG
- a CDS encoding YbfB/YjiJ family MFS transporter has protein sequence MSTASLKSQRFKVLLAGIFSQILCIGIARFAYTPLLPVMQQQSWINDADGGWLAALNYAGYMLGAVLAASIRSVYLKDTLFRIGLVLAVLTTAGMALTDHFWLWAGLRFLAGLSSSGSMLLASGLILHWLIQHRQRGELGIHFAGVGIGIVVAALAVELMLALSLNWQAQWWGFSGLAAVLLVPAWRWLPRPVKPVLGSAAHHDAPAKPPSRTFMRLMLPAYFCAGYGYVISATFIVTIVEREPLLAGAGNWTFALVGLAAAPAVMLWDLVARRIGYLGALIVAMLVQVVGIVLPAMTSSLIGVLLSAVLYGGTFLGCVSLVLTMAGRLYPSSPARLMGQMTLAYGAAQIVAPALTGMLAESFGNYYLGLWLAGGFVTLGALLLVWLRQVDQTAQRLDAQAKALSVA, from the coding sequence ATGAGTACCGCTAGCCTTAAATCGCAGCGCTTTAAAGTGCTGTTGGCGGGCATTTTTAGCCAAATTTTATGTATTGGTATTGCGCGCTTTGCCTATACCCCACTACTGCCGGTAATGCAGCAGCAGAGCTGGATTAACGACGCCGACGGTGGTTGGCTGGCTGCGCTTAATTATGCGGGCTACATGTTAGGCGCGGTGCTGGCAGCATCAATTCGCTCGGTGTATCTCAAAGACACGCTGTTTCGAATTGGCCTGGTGCTTGCGGTGTTAACCACTGCCGGTATGGCGCTGACCGATCACTTCTGGCTATGGGCGGGGCTTCGCTTTCTTGCGGGGCTATCGAGTAGCGGTTCTATGCTGCTGGCTTCGGGATTGATTTTGCACTGGCTGATTCAGCACCGACAGCGGGGTGAATTAGGCATTCATTTTGCTGGGGTGGGTATTGGTATTGTGGTGGCGGCGCTGGCGGTTGAGCTAATGCTCGCACTGTCGCTTAACTGGCAGGCCCAGTGGTGGGGGTTTAGTGGTTTAGCCGCAGTGCTGTTAGTGCCTGCTTGGCGATGGCTGCCACGGCCTGTTAAGCCGGTACTTGGTAGCGCGGCTCATCATGATGCACCGGCCAAGCCACCCAGTCGTACCTTTATGCGGCTTATGCTACCGGCCTATTTCTGTGCTGGTTATGGCTATGTGATTAGTGCGACGTTTATTGTGACGATTGTCGAGCGTGAACCGCTACTGGCTGGCGCAGGAAACTGGACATTTGCCCTGGTAGGGTTGGCCGCGGCTCCTGCGGTGATGCTATGGGACCTAGTGGCGCGACGTATTGGTTATTTAGGCGCACTCATTGTGGCCATGCTGGTTCAGGTGGTGGGCATTGTATTGCCTGCGATGACATCAAGCTTAATAGGTGTGCTGTTAAGTGCAGTGCTTTATGGAGGTACCTTCTTGGGCTGTGTCAGTTTGGTGCTCACCATGGCGGGTAGGCTATACCCATCAAGCCCTGCCCGATTAATGGGGCAGATGACACTGGCTTATGGTGCCGCCCAAATTGTTGCCCCTGCGCTGACCGGCATGTTGGCGGAGTCTTTTGGCAATTACTACTTGGGCTTATGGCTGGCGGGCGGCTTTGTCACGTTAGGGGCGCTGCTTTTAGTTTGGCTACGTCAGGTAGACCAAACCGCCCAGCGGCTAGATGCCCAGGCCAAAGCGCTATCGGTGGCGTAA
- a CDS encoding sodium-dependent transporter produces MASSGQPRIQWLGRWGFMLAATGSAVGLGNIWKFPYITGEYGGGAFVLVYLACILAVGVPVMMTEIAFGRRGRGSPIDAIRRVVNESGRSSVWSLIGWMAMLCGFMILSFYVVVAGWSFSYLWKMLTGGLAGSSVDDMAAVFSANNANPFILGGWSTLVAVLTMVIVGKGVQEGIEKNVSWMMPGLVLMLVLLIIFGVFSGGFGEAVSFLFSFNAGSLSSEGMLAALGHAFFTLSLASGAILTYGSYLPKGASIGRTTVSVAIADTVVALMAGLAIFPVIFANGMNPGEGPGLIFMSLPLAFQAMPMGTLFGILFFLMLSMAALTSSISMVEATVSWLCDNKGMTRKSASWATGIVLWLISTLAMLSFNLGADWTLAGKHFFDWLDYLTSRWMMPLGGLGMVLLAGFVLKSETFRDELGLAPLPYALWLAMVRYVSPLGILVIFVDALGLYPVSFAVHWPILLAILVIFALIGEALSPRLRQALRSR; encoded by the coding sequence ATGGCGTCTTCTGGGCAACCTCGCATTCAGTGGCTGGGCCGCTGGGGCTTTATGCTGGCAGCCACCGGTTCGGCGGTGGGGCTGGGCAATATTTGGAAATTTCCCTATATCACCGGGGAGTATGGCGGCGGAGCTTTTGTGCTGGTGTATCTGGCGTGCATTCTAGCCGTCGGCGTACCGGTGATGATGACCGAGATTGCCTTTGGTCGCCGTGGGCGCGGCAGCCCTATCGATGCGATACGGCGTGTCGTCAATGAGTCTGGTCGCTCTTCTGTTTGGTCGCTGATTGGTTGGATGGCGATGCTTTGCGGCTTTATGATTCTGTCGTTTTATGTCGTGGTCGCAGGTTGGTCGTTCTCCTATTTATGGAAAATGCTCACCGGCGGACTGGCTGGCAGCAGCGTTGACGATATGGCCGCCGTATTTAGCGCGAATAACGCCAACCCGTTCATCCTGGGTGGTTGGAGTACCCTGGTGGCAGTATTGACCATGGTAATTGTGGGCAAAGGCGTTCAGGAAGGTATCGAGAAAAATGTCAGTTGGATGATGCCCGGGCTAGTGCTCATGCTCGTTCTACTGATTATCTTCGGGGTGTTTTCTGGTGGGTTTGGCGAGGCCGTGAGCTTCTTGTTCTCGTTTAACGCAGGAAGTCTCTCGAGTGAAGGGATGCTCGCGGCGTTGGGCCATGCCTTTTTCACACTGTCGTTGGCATCCGGTGCGATTCTTACCTACGGTAGCTACTTGCCCAAAGGTGCTTCGATTGGGCGTACCACGGTAAGCGTGGCCATTGCTGACACCGTGGTTGCACTCATGGCGGGGTTGGCAATCTTCCCGGTCATTTTTGCTAACGGTATGAATCCTGGTGAAGGGCCTGGGCTTATTTTTATGAGCTTGCCGCTGGCTTTCCAGGCGATGCCAATGGGCACGCTATTTGGCATTCTGTTTTTCTTAATGCTCTCAATGGCAGCGCTGACCTCGTCTATTTCGATGGTGGAAGCTACGGTGTCGTGGTTATGCGATAACAAAGGCATGACCCGTAAGTCGGCCTCTTGGGCGACGGGCATCGTGCTATGGCTGATCAGCACGCTGGCTATGCTGTCGTTTAACCTGGGCGCTGATTGGACACTCGCGGGTAAACACTTCTTTGACTGGCTGGATTATTTGACCTCGCGCTGGATGATGCCGCTGGGAGGTTTGGGCATGGTGCTGCTGGCGGGGTTTGTGCTGAAAAGTGAAACCTTCCGCGACGAGCTGGGCCTTGCGCCGTTGCCTTATGCACTGTGGCTAGCCATGGTGCGTTACGTGAGTCCGCTGGGTATCTTGGTCATTTTTGTCGATGCGTTGGGCCTTTACCCAGTGTCTTTTGCTGTTCACTGGCCGATACTGCTGGCGATCTTAGTGATATTTGCGCTGATCGGAGAGGCATTAAGCCCGCGGCTGCGCCAAGCGCTGCGCTCGCGCTAG
- a CDS encoding Y-family DNA polymerase produces MIGLVDANNFYVSCERVFNPALEGKPVGVMSNNDGCVIARSAEMKALNIPMGTPSFQLEGLRRRGVIHLLSSNYELYGDMSARLAQLLRDACPDIAPYSIDEMFIYLDGFSDAQCQTLGEVLRRRIRRYLGLPVCVGLAPTHTLAKLANHVAKKQPHYQGICLLTANSPTTAALLKQLPVNDVWGIGRRLAERLAVSGIRTAWQLRECDPKQLRKRFSVVLARTALELRGISCLEMNAVEQPRQRIMTSRSFGQATGVKAELHAALRRHAQRSAEKLRQQKSLTRAVLLFLNTNRHRKDQPQLSPSAMIPLASPSDDTRVILEAVREGLEQMYRPGFQFMKAGVMLLDLVDVQQYQLSLLQPSPKAHPHLMNTVDAINQRMGQGTIRFGMTEAEAPWQLRCAHRSNRYTTCWDELMEAGTHPGAIAAARVKREQQQLARAQRLAQPRA; encoded by the coding sequence ATGATTGGCCTTGTTGATGCCAACAACTTCTACGTGTCATGCGAGCGGGTGTTTAATCCTGCGCTTGAAGGCAAGCCCGTTGGCGTGATGTCGAATAACGATGGCTGTGTGATTGCCCGTTCGGCCGAAATGAAAGCGCTGAACATCCCCATGGGCACTCCCTCTTTCCAACTAGAAGGTTTGCGTCGGCGGGGCGTAATTCACCTGCTGTCCTCTAACTACGAGCTGTATGGCGACATGTCCGCACGACTCGCCCAGCTACTGCGGGATGCCTGCCCCGACATCGCGCCTTATTCCATTGATGAAATGTTTATCTACCTGGATGGTTTCAGCGACGCTCAATGCCAAACGCTCGGGGAAGTCTTACGCCGCCGCATTCGCCGCTATTTAGGGCTGCCTGTCTGTGTAGGGCTAGCACCTACCCATACGCTAGCCAAGCTCGCTAATCACGTTGCCAAAAAGCAGCCTCACTACCAGGGCATCTGCCTGCTCACCGCCAATAGCCCAACCACGGCTGCGCTGCTTAAACAGCTGCCGGTGAATGACGTATGGGGCATCGGTAGACGCCTAGCAGAACGGCTTGCGGTGAGTGGTATTCGCACGGCGTGGCAACTGCGGGAGTGCGATCCAAAGCAACTTCGCAAACGATTTTCAGTGGTGCTTGCGCGTACAGCACTAGAGCTACGTGGTATCTCCTGCTTGGAAATGAACGCAGTCGAGCAGCCGCGTCAGCGTATTATGACGTCGCGCTCTTTTGGTCAAGCAACCGGCGTAAAAGCGGAATTACACGCAGCACTGCGCCGCCATGCCCAGCGTAGTGCCGAAAAACTGCGCCAGCAGAAAAGCCTTACCCGCGCCGTGCTGCTGTTTCTGAACACCAACCGCCATCGTAAAGACCAGCCTCAACTCTCGCCTAGCGCGATGATTCCCCTGGCATCGCCAAGCGACGATACCCGCGTCATTTTAGAAGCTGTACGCGAAGGGCTTGAACAGATGTACCGGCCAGGTTTTCAGTTTATGAAAGCCGGCGTCATGTTATTGGACTTAGTGGATGTGCAGCAGTATCAACTTTCACTGTTGCAGCCCTCACCCAAGGCGCACCCGCACTTGATGAACACCGTCGACGCCATTAATCAGCGTATGGGGCAAGGCACCATTCGTTTTGGAATGACAGAGGCGGAAGCACCGTGGCAGTTGCGCTGTGCGCACCGCTCCAACCGTTACACCACCTGCTGGGACGAACTCATGGAGGCAGGCACTCACCCTGGCGCCATTGCGGCCGCCAGGGTGAAGCGTGAACAACAGCAGCTAGCGCGAGCGCAGCGCTTGGCGCAGCCGCGGGCTTAA
- a CDS encoding LexA family protein — protein sequence MPSQPTYCATTMVATALPLTSQPLPFPMLYGRAGFSGFPSPAQDYEPRTLDLNERLIKHPNHTFYLTATGDSMEGWGIFEGDLLVVDRSIPPRLGHILVAMFEEEVLIKRYALYQGTPHLCSAHPHYPPLPLAETDCQLWGVVRAVVHEYLP from the coding sequence ATGCCGTCTCAACCCACTTATTGTGCAACAACCATGGTTGCGACAGCCCTGCCGTTAACCTCTCAACCGCTGCCCTTTCCAATGCTCTACGGCCGCGCTGGGTTTAGCGGCTTCCCTTCACCTGCCCAGGATTACGAGCCACGCACACTAGATCTCAATGAGCGGTTGATTAAACACCCCAACCACACGTTCTACCTCACCGCCACAGGCGACAGCATGGAAGGCTGGGGGATATTCGAAGGTGATTTGCTGGTGGTAGATCGCAGCATACCGCCCCGTTTAGGGCATATCCTGGTCGCCATGTTTGAAGAGGAAGTACTGATAAAGCGTTATGCGCTCTATCAAGGCACGCCACATCTTTGTTCGGCACATCCTCACTACCCACCACTCCCCCTAGCAGAGACGGACTGCCAGCTATGGGGTGTGGTACGCGCTGTGGTGCATGAGTATTTGCCATGA
- a CDS encoding alpha/beta fold hydrolase, protein MNESTHVGTAAQPLSLANGRLAALSWGRSTAPTWVALHGWLDNAASFTRLAPLLVKALDIRIVAIDFRGHGHSAHAPVGSDYALWDYTHDVLDTLEALALEKTTLLAHSMGAAVACLISAAFPERVNKLILLDGLGALNTPAEETASQLRKGLIAYRRPLSRPPRYPDIESAVAARVAGGVTPLDSITATPLVERNTQATADGHVQMRTDSRLLKPSLVRFTPQQVLALLAEIQTSVLLIEGERGILGERDWAEKARQAVPQLTRHVLAGGHHLHLEPQAVEHVAEIIRQQV, encoded by the coding sequence ATGAATGAATCGACTCATGTCGGTACCGCTGCGCAGCCGCTTTCCCTGGCGAATGGGCGGCTGGCAGCACTTAGCTGGGGGCGTAGCACTGCGCCTACTTGGGTGGCACTGCACGGTTGGTTAGACAACGCTGCAAGCTTTACACGGCTAGCGCCGCTGTTAGTAAAAGCATTGGATATTCGTATTGTGGCGATCGACTTTCGTGGTCACGGGCATTCGGCCCATGCACCTGTAGGAAGCGACTATGCACTATGGGACTACACTCATGATGTGCTGGATACCTTGGAAGCATTAGCGCTCGAAAAGACAACGCTACTTGCTCACTCGATGGGGGCCGCCGTGGCTTGCCTCATATCCGCAGCGTTCCCCGAGCGGGTGAATAAGCTTATTTTGCTAGATGGTTTAGGTGCGTTAAACACACCGGCTGAAGAGACAGCCAGCCAACTGCGTAAAGGGTTGATAGCCTATCGGCGGCCGCTTTCCCGGCCCCCTCGTTATCCGGATATTGAGAGCGCAGTCGCTGCGCGGGTAGCCGGAGGCGTCACGCCGCTGGACAGCATCACCGCTACACCACTTGTCGAACGTAACACGCAAGCTACCGCCGATGGGCATGTGCAAATGCGCACTGATAGCCGTTTGTTAAAGCCTTCTTTGGTGCGCTTTACACCCCAGCAGGTGTTGGCACTACTGGCGGAGATTCAAACCTCGGTGCTATTGATAGAAGGGGAGCGGGGTATTTTAGGCGAGCGGGACTGGGCGGAAAAAGCACGCCAAGCGGTGCCCCAGTTAACGCGCCATGTACTAGCGGGTGGCCATCATCTGCACCTTGAACCCCAGGCGGTTGAGCACGTGGCTGAGATAATCCGGCAACAAGTGTAA